A single region of the Neodiprion pinetum isolate iyNeoPine1 chromosome 5, iyNeoPine1.2, whole genome shotgun sequence genome encodes:
- the LOC124219191 gene encoding facilitated trehalose transporter Tret1-like, with protein MHLKIFSCWRISTATSATPEDDSGTPKAAGNRDTDAKKLQEMESQEVPRERGSQWLQFTAAVSACLGVMACGGHLGWTSPALPYLTGPDSEFPVTKGEGAWIASLYTLGGILASFISGACVDRLGRKFSLLAFALPQLAGWGLVVAAKSVITLYVARFVAGIGHGGIYNVAVIYLGEIADKNIRGALGTFLKMSTNVGTLFVTAVGAYLPYWQLNLVSMVVPLTFVATFVFMPETPYFFLIKGRDAEAERALMRLRRVVKPESVRADVASMKEAVIEGQRSTRNALFELVGTRGNRRALLILLGLKATQQFSGHMAIVAYTQEIFSHSGSALAPSEAVIVLGGAQLVAGVIAAGLVDRLGRRPLMMASGITAALALGVEGLFFYLKYEAQADVSSFTWLPIVALITYEVMVALGIGTLPYVLLGELFPTNVKGPAVACGIIVGSFFAFIVGLGYQSLNSVAGIHTTFWIFSVCCAAGTLFVFWISPETKGKTLEEIQRELNPPAKILPGP; from the exons ATGCATCTGAAGATATTTTCTTGCTGGAGGATCAGTACCGCGACTTCCGCGACGCCGGAAGATGATTCTGGGACTCCGAAGGCCGCAGGCAACCGAGACACGGATGCCAAAAAGCTGCAGGAAATGGAGAGCCAGGAAGTCCCGAGGGAACGCGGCAGTCAGTGGCTCCAGTTCACGGCAGCAGTAAGCG CTTGCTTAGGAGTGATGGCATGCGGAGGTCACCTTGGCTGGACGTCACCAGCACTACCATACCTTACGGGCCCGGACTCCGAGTTCCCAGTGACTAAGGGTGAGGGCGCCTGGATAGCATCGCTGTACACCCTCGGCGGAATTCTGGCCTCATTCATAAGTGGAGCGTGCGTCGATCGCCTGGGCCGAAAGTTCTCCCTGTTGGCATTCGCGCTTCCGCAACTAGCCGGTTGGGGTCTGGTGGTGGCCGCGAAGAGCGTGATAACCTTGTACGTGGCCCGTTTCGTCGCGGGCATCGGTCACGGCGGTATTTACAACGTGGCTGTGATATACCTTGGCGAAATAGCGGACAAAAACATCCGTGGTGCGCTGGGAACGTTCCTGAAGATGTCGACGAACGTTGGAACTCTCTTCGTCACAGCGGTCGGCGCCTACCTCCCCTACTGGCAGCTGAACCTGGTCTCGATGGTCGTCCCGCTGACCTTCGTAGCAACCTTCGTCTTCATGCCCGAGACCCCGTACTTCTTCCTCATAAAGGGCCGAGACGCGGAGGCCGAGCGCGCCCTCATGCGGCTGCGTCGAGTAGTCAAGCCCGAGAGCGTCCGCGCAGACGTAGCGTCCATGAAAGAGGCTGTGATCGAGGGTCAGCGATCGACGCGCAACGCGCTCTTCGAGCTCGTTGGGACTCGCGGGAACCGTCGCGCCCTCTTGATCCTCTTGGGCCTCAAGGCCACGCAGCAGTTCTCCGGTCACATGGCGATCGTCGCTTACACGCAGGAGATATTCAGCCACAGTGGCTCGGCACTCGCGCCCAGTGAGGCCGTGATCGTCCTCGGGGGGGCGCAGCTGGTCGCCGGCGTAATAGCAGCCGGTCTGGTCGACCGACTGGGACGGCGACCGTTGATGATGGCATCGGGCATCACCGCGGCGCTGGCGCTCGGAGTTGAGGGTCTTTTCTTCTACTTGAAGTACGAGGCCCAAGCGGACGTATCGTCGTTCACTTGGCTGCCGATAGTGGCGCTGATCACCTACGAGGTTATGGTCGCCCTCGGTATCGGAACGCTGCCGTACGTCCTGCTCGGAGAGCTGTTTCCCACGAACGTCAAGGGCCCCGCGGTTGCATGTGGGATAATCGTGGGCTCGTTCTTCGCCTTCATCGTAGGGCTTGGATACCAGTCGCTGAATTCGGTTGCCGGAATCCACACGACATTCTGGATATTCTCCGTATGCTGCGCGGCCGGCACGCTCTTCGTGTTCTGGATATCGCCCGAGACCAAGGGCAAGACCCTTGAGGAAATTCAGAGGGAGCTCAATCCCCCCGCGAAGATCCTTCCTGGGCCTTGA